The genomic window CCAGGATGCCTCGGACCTCGACCCGGTCCGCGGAGACGCGGATCGGAGCAAGCGAGGCATTCGCCGGCCGGAGCTCCACGCGGTCGCGAGCGGTTCGATGGAAGCGCTTCAGCGTGGCCTCGCCGTCGACGACCGCGACGACGGTCTGTCCGTTCTCGGCCTGGCGCGCGTGGCGCACGACGATCAGATCGCCGTCCCGAATGCCGTCCTCGATCATGGAGTCCCCGCGCACACGCAGGGCGTAGCGCTCCCCGCGCCCCGCCATCGATGCCGGGATCCCGACCGGTTCGGCGTCCTCGACCGCCTCGATGGGCCGCCCCGCCGCGACCACGCCGAGGAGGGGGATGGTGGCTCCATCGGCGTGGCGCACAGGCGGGGCAAGCGAGCGCTTCGCGTTGGGCGGCGCGGCCGCCAGGTACCCGCGGCGGCGGAGCTGGGCGACCAGCTTCGCGACCGCGTTCAGGGATGCGACCCTGAGGTGACGGCGCAGCTCCTCGAACGAGGGCGCGTACCCGTGGCGCCCCGTGAACTCCTCGATGAAGTCGTACGCGGTCCGCTGCCGCGGTGTCAGCACGTGGGAGTCCTCCGTCGGTCCGGGTTGCCCGAGGCGGCCGCGTGGCGCCCTGTGGCGGCCGTCCGGGAACAACCCTCCCCGGGGCGGTACGCATCGCGCGCCCCGCAGGTGAGGTGAACATTAGGTGAAAGTCGTTCCCGCGTCAACCGTGTTGTTCGGACGTCTTCAACCCACGTGGGATCGACCTGCGTCACTGGCCCCGAGGCACGGCGAGCCGCTCACCTCCCGTGCCGTGGCGCGATCGAAGGAACGCCTCCCTCTCGAATGGATTGTCGCGATACGGATCCCGTCCGCGCATCCAGGCCCACAGGGATGCTCCC from Candidatus Eisenbacteria bacterium includes these protein-coding regions:
- the lexA gene encoding transcriptional repressor LexA — its product is MLTPRQRTAYDFIEEFTGRHGYAPSFEELRRHLRVASLNAVAKLVAQLRRRGYLAAAPPNAKRSLAPPVRHADGATIPLLGVVAAGRPIEAVEDAEPVGIPASMAGRGERYALRVRGDSMIEDGIRDGDLIVVRHARQAENGQTVVAVVDGEATLKRFHRTARDRVELRPANASLAPIRVSADRVEVRGIL